A region from the Mesorhizobium sp. J8 genome encodes:
- a CDS encoding efflux RND transporter permease subunit has translation MISEFCIRRPVATLLMSFALILGGIFAYKFLPVAALPSAEFPVVNVSASLPGASPETMATSVATPLIKQFATIAGIDSISTTNSLGQTSIAIQFVLNRDIDAAAADVQAAIARTQKSLPPEMTSPPSYRKVNPADAPILLMSLVSDTVPLTDLDAFAENVISPSLSTIDGVAQVSIFGQQKYAVRIQIDPTALAARGISIDQLQAAITSANSNTPLGVLQNNKQQLTITANTQLTNAAGFSNLIIATKNGHPVRLGEVTRVVDSVETTTTASWYDGTRAVILAVQRQPDANTVDVVDKVKAMLPSFQDQMPAAASIKLLNDRSTSIRQAVDDVQFTLLLTIALVVMVIFVFLRRVTATIIPAVAVPISLIATLGAMFLFGFSIDNISLMGLTLAVGLVVDDAIVMLENIFRHMEEDGLSAFDAALKGAREIGFTIISISISLVAVFIPVLLMGGVIGRIFNEFAVVVTVAILASMFVSLTLTPMLCSRLLSVTKADREKHAPGHKPDLITRGYDRILGFCLRNTFLVFLVFVATAAASVWLIQVSPKGFFPQEDISQISVTTLARQDISFDAMVKLQGKVADVFSHSPYVTHVAWSVGGSQSALNQGRLYVQLKDKSQRPDIEKVQSDLRKQLSNVAGIETYMQPVQNLRLGSRSSASAYQLVVQGLDTGQTDIWAQKLNDAMVADHTMFTDVTSDLQNNALQASLVIDRDKAAQLGIDTDTLRSALYGGFGTDQVSTIFGSADSYEVITELDPKIEWSPERMLAIQMRTASGSLVPLGAFAHVDRTAGALTVNQLGQLPAVTISYNLPQGVSLGDTVTRIDQLKEQIGMPKEISTTFAGTAKTFQDSLANQGLLIGGAILTIYIVLGMLYESFIHPLTILTGLPSAVLGAVVALRFAGMDLSVIAVIGILMLIGIVKKNGIMMVDVALELRRQGMSAKDSIHKACLMRFRPIMMTTLAALMGTFPIALGTGASAELRQPLGVAVVGGLLASQALTLFVTPVIYVYFENFSGWLLSFSSRRSRPALHVVEGGEQGSLFDGEAEPKKVAAE, from the coding sequence ATGATCTCCGAATTCTGCATCCGCAGGCCCGTAGCCACCCTTCTGATGTCGTTCGCCCTCATTCTGGGCGGCATCTTTGCCTACAAGTTCCTGCCGGTGGCGGCGCTGCCCAGCGCCGAATTTCCGGTGGTCAACGTTTCGGCCAGCCTGCCCGGCGCCTCGCCGGAGACGATGGCGACATCGGTGGCGACGCCGCTGATCAAGCAGTTCGCGACGATCGCCGGCATCGATTCGATCTCGACCACCAATTCGCTCGGCCAGACCTCGATCGCCATCCAGTTTGTGCTCAACCGCGACATCGACGCAGCCGCGGCCGACGTGCAGGCGGCTATTGCAAGAACGCAAAAATCGCTGCCGCCGGAAATGACCTCGCCGCCGAGCTATCGCAAGGTCAACCCGGCCGACGCGCCGATCCTCCTGATGTCGCTGGTGAGCGACACGGTCCCGCTGACGGATCTCGACGCCTTTGCCGAAAACGTGATCTCGCCGTCGCTGTCGACCATCGACGGCGTGGCGCAGGTTTCGATCTTCGGCCAGCAGAAATATGCGGTGCGCATCCAGATCGACCCGACCGCGCTCGCCGCGCGCGGCATCTCGATCGATCAGCTGCAGGCCGCGATCACATCGGCCAACAGCAACACGCCGCTCGGCGTCCTGCAGAACAACAAGCAGCAACTGACCATCACCGCCAACACGCAGCTTACCAACGCTGCCGGCTTCTCCAACCTGATCATCGCCACCAAGAATGGTCACCCGGTGCGGTTGGGCGAGGTGACCCGCGTCGTCGACTCGGTCGAGACTACGACGACGGCGAGCTGGTATGACGGCACGCGCGCCGTCATCCTCGCCGTCCAGCGCCAGCCCGACGCCAACACCGTCGACGTCGTCGACAAGGTCAAAGCGATGCTGCCGTCCTTCCAGGACCAGATGCCGGCGGCAGCCAGCATCAAGCTGCTCAACGACCGGTCGACCTCAATCCGGCAAGCCGTCGACGACGTCCAGTTCACGCTGCTCCTGACCATCGCCCTGGTGGTGATGGTGATCTTCGTCTTCCTGCGCAGGGTAACCGCAACCATCATTCCTGCGGTGGCGGTGCCGATCTCGCTGATCGCCACGCTTGGCGCGATGTTCCTGTTCGGCTTCTCGATCGACAACATCTCGCTGATGGGACTGACCTTGGCCGTCGGCCTTGTCGTCGACGACGCCATCGTCATGCTGGAAAACATCTTCCGCCACATGGAAGAAGACGGGCTGTCGGCCTTCGACGCGGCGCTGAAGGGCGCGCGCGAAATCGGCTTCACCATCATCTCGATCTCGATCTCGCTGGTGGCCGTGTTCATTCCGGTGCTGCTGATGGGCGGCGTCATCGGCCGCATCTTCAACGAATTCGCCGTGGTGGTGACCGTCGCCATCCTGGCCTCGATGTTCGTGTCGCTGACGTTGACGCCGATGCTCTGCTCACGGCTGTTGTCGGTGACGAAGGCGGATCGTGAAAAGCATGCGCCCGGTCACAAACCGGACCTCATCACGCGCGGCTACGATCGGATCCTGGGCTTCTGCCTGCGAAACACTTTCCTGGTGTTCCTCGTCTTCGTCGCAACCGCGGCGGCGTCGGTGTGGCTGATCCAGGTTTCGCCGAAGGGCTTCTTTCCGCAGGAGGATATCAGCCAGATCTCGGTGACCACGCTGGCGCGCCAGGACATCTCTTTCGACGCCATGGTCAAGCTGCAGGGCAAGGTCGCGGATGTATTCTCGCACTCTCCCTATGTGACGCATGTCGCCTGGTCGGTGGGCGGCAGCCAAAGCGCGCTCAATCAAGGCCGGCTTTACGTCCAGTTGAAGGACAAGAGCCAGCGCCCCGACATCGAGAAGGTGCAGTCCGATCTGAGGAAGCAACTTTCCAACGTGGCCGGCATCGAAACCTATATGCAACCGGTGCAGAACCTGCGCCTCGGCTCGCGGTCGTCGGCCAGCGCCTATCAGTTGGTGGTCCAGGGCCTGGATACCGGCCAGACCGATATCTGGGCGCAGAAGCTGAACGATGCGATGGTCGCCGACCACACGATGTTCACCGACGTCACCAGCGACCTGCAGAACAACGCCTTGCAGGCATCGCTGGTGATCGACCGCGACAAGGCCGCCCAGCTCGGCATCGATACCGACACGCTGCGTTCGGCCCTCTATGGCGGCTTCGGTACCGATCAGGTTTCGACGATCTTCGGTTCGGCCGACAGCTATGAGGTGATCACCGAGCTCGACCCCAAGATCGAATGGTCGCCGGAGCGGATGCTGGCCATCCAGATGCGGACGGCGAGCGGCAGCCTGGTGCCTCTCGGCGCCTTCGCGCATGTCGACCGCACGGCCGGCGCGCTGACGGTCAATCAGCTCGGCCAGCTTCCGGCGGTGACGATCTCCTACAATCTGCCGCAGGGCGTCTCGCTCGGCGACACGGTGACCCGCATCGACCAGCTCAAGGAACAGATCGGCATGCCGAAGGAGATCTCGACTACCTTCGCCGGCACGGCCAAGACCTTCCAGGATTCGCTGGCCAACCAGGGCCTGCTGATCGGCGGCGCGATCCTGACGATCTATATCGTGCTCGGCATGCTCTATGAGAGCTTCATCCACCCGCTCACCATCCTCACCGGCCTGCCGTCGGCGGTGTTGGGCGCCGTGGTGGCGCTGCGCTTCGCCGGCATGGACCTTTCGGTGATCGCGGTGATCGGCATCCTGATGCTGATCGGCATCGTCAAGAAGAACGGCATCATGATGGTCGACGTCGCGCTCGAGCTGAGGCGGCAGGGCATGTCGGCGAAGGACTCCATCCACAAAGCCTGCCTGATGCGTTTCCGGCCGATCATGATGACCACCCTTGCCGCGTTGATGGGTACGTTCCCGATCGCGCTCGGCACAGGCGCCAGCGCCGAATTGCGCCAGCCGCTCGGCGTTGCCGTGGTCGGCGGCCTGCTCGCCTCGCAGGCGCTGACGCTGTTCGTCACGCCGGTGATCTATGTCTATTTCGAGAACTTCTCGGGCTGGCTGCTCAGCTTCTCGTCGAGAAGGAGCCGGCCGGCACTGCATGTGGTGGAAGGCGGCGAGCAGGGCTCGCTGTTTGACGGCGAGGCAGAGCCGAAGAAGGTGGCGGCCGAGTAG
- a CDS encoding efflux RND transporter periplasmic adaptor subunit, which produces MRGKIAFAVVAVACLAGAGLYYSPATLARVQQLISGKQAAADKTASGDKTAGAPDSAKGDNAKGGGPRSASIVSATATTADFPIRRYAIGFVSSPEVVNINARVSSQIVSIAVKDGQMVKAGDLLISLDDRALKAQLAKDQAQLAKDQAMLVSAQADLQRAKDLVAKQAGTQQTYDQALAAQKSAAATIDADKATIDADTVQLSYATITAPISGRLGAVNVSVGDLVTTSNGNSGSSTPLVTITQMDPLQVNFTLPESNLALLHKALADPQQGDVTLTKDGDPTPIGKGTLDFVDSSVDTASGTIATRASIPNPDLSLWPGQYVNVVLDAGTMPQMTSVPTVAVQPSQKGPFVYVVKPDNTVEMRLVQVALTEGQNSAISDGLKSGEKVVVEGQTRLKDGAAVHEGKAAARSGDQASPKVAEADKASGASQ; this is translated from the coding sequence ATGCGCGGAAAAATCGCCTTTGCAGTTGTTGCGGTCGCCTGTCTGGCGGGCGCCGGGCTCTATTATTCGCCCGCGACGCTGGCGAGGGTCCAGCAGCTGATTTCGGGCAAGCAAGCCGCCGCGGACAAGACGGCGAGCGGCGACAAAACGGCTGGCGCCCCGGACAGTGCGAAAGGTGACAATGCGAAGGGCGGCGGTCCGCGTTCGGCCTCGATCGTCTCCGCCACCGCGACAACCGCCGATTTCCCGATCCGCCGCTATGCCATCGGCTTCGTCTCGTCACCGGAGGTGGTCAACATAAATGCCCGTGTTTCCAGCCAGATCGTGTCGATAGCGGTCAAGGACGGGCAGATGGTCAAGGCCGGCGATCTGCTTATTTCGCTCGATGACCGCGCGCTGAAGGCGCAGCTCGCTAAGGATCAGGCGCAGCTCGCAAAGGACCAGGCGATGCTGGTGAGCGCCCAGGCTGATCTGCAGCGCGCCAAGGACCTCGTCGCCAAGCAGGCCGGCACGCAACAGACCTACGATCAGGCGCTGGCGGCGCAAAAGTCCGCGGCCGCCACCATTGATGCCGACAAGGCGACCATCGATGCCGACACCGTGCAATTGAGCTATGCGACGATCACGGCGCCGATCTCCGGCCGGCTCGGCGCGGTCAACGTATCGGTCGGCGATCTGGTCACCACGAGCAACGGCAACTCAGGCAGCTCGACGCCGCTGGTCACCATCACCCAGATGGACCCGCTGCAGGTGAACTTCACGCTGCCCGAGAGCAACCTTGCCCTGTTGCACAAGGCGCTCGCCGACCCACAGCAAGGCGACGTGACGCTGACCAAGGACGGCGATCCGACGCCAATCGGCAAAGGCACGCTCGACTTCGTCGATTCCAGTGTCGATACCGCTTCCGGCACCATCGCGACGCGGGCGAGCATACCCAATCCGGATCTTTCGCTGTGGCCCGGGCAATATGTGAACGTGGTGCTCGATGCCGGCACGATGCCGCAGATGACCTCGGTTCCGACGGTCGCGGTGCAGCCCAGCCAGAAGGGTCCTTTCGTCTATGTCGTCAAGCCGGACAACACCGTCGAGATGCGACTGGTGCAGGTGGCGCTGACGGAGGGCCAGAACAGCGCCATCAGCGATGGTCTCAAGAGCGGCGAGAAGGTCGTCGTCGAAGGCCAGACACGGTTGAAGGACGGCGCGGCGGTGCATGAAGGCAAGGCGGCCGCCAGATCCGGCGATCAGGCATCACCCAAGGTCGCGGAGGCCGACAAGGCCAGCGGGGCGAGCCAATGA
- a CDS encoding LysE family translocator — protein sequence MSLDAFLALLVYAFVTSITPGPNNFMLLASGVNFGIARTVPHMLGISIGFLVLLLAVGFGLGAVLTAFPVLHTALKIAGAAYLLYLAWKIAMSRSMSDKKGAEGRPMRFIDAAAFQWVNPKAWVMAITAMAVYTNADHPFLSVALISIAFTIVNLPSVSVWAGFGTALRGFLSDPVRLKWFNIAMGLLLAATLWPMLR from the coding sequence ATGTCGCTCGACGCATTCCTTGCCCTGTTGGTCTATGCCTTCGTGACGTCGATAACGCCGGGGCCGAACAACTTCATGCTGCTCGCTTCCGGCGTCAATTTCGGTATCGCCAGGACCGTTCCGCACATGCTGGGCATCAGCATCGGCTTCCTGGTCCTGCTCTTGGCCGTCGGCTTCGGGCTCGGCGCGGTGCTGACGGCGTTCCCTGTGCTCCATACGGCGCTGAAGATCGCGGGCGCGGCCTATCTGCTCTACCTCGCCTGGAAGATTGCCATGTCACGCTCGATGAGCGACAAAAAGGGGGCGGAGGGGCGGCCGATGCGCTTCATCGACGCCGCGGCCTTCCAATGGGTCAACCCCAAGGCATGGGTGATGGCGATCACCGCGATGGCCGTCTACACCAATGCCGATCACCCGTTCCTCTCTGTGGCATTGATCTCGATCGCCTTCACCATCGTCAATCTGCCCAGCGTTTCGGTGTGGGCCGGCTTCGGCACGGCGCTGCGCGGTTTCCTGTCGGATCCGGTGCGGTTGAAATGGTTCAATATCGCCATGGGTCTGTTGCTCGCGGCGACGCTGTGGCCGATGCTCCGCTGA
- the ilvN gene encoding acetolactate synthase small subunit, which translates to MNAQHLQPTGSAYFIAKETEKPETHTLSVLVDNEPGVLARVIGLFSGRGYNIESLTVSETEHERHLSRITIVTRGTPHVMEQIKNQLERIVPVHRVVDLTVRSHELGQERPLERELALVKVAGTGDARVEALRLADAFRASVIDANTEHFIFEITGKGSKLDQFIAIMKPLGLVEICRTGVAAMNRGPQGM; encoded by the coding sequence ATGAACGCACAGCACCTTCAACCGACCGGCTCCGCCTATTTCATCGCCAAGGAGACCGAGAAGCCGGAAACGCACACGCTTTCCGTGCTGGTCGACAACGAGCCGGGCGTGCTCGCCCGCGTCATCGGGCTGTTCTCGGGGCGCGGCTACAACATCGAAAGCCTGACCGTCTCCGAGACGGAGCATGAGAGGCATCTGTCGCGCATCACCATCGTGACGCGCGGCACGCCGCATGTGATGGAGCAGATCAAGAACCAGCTCGAGCGCATCGTGCCGGTGCACCGGGTGGTCGACCTGACCGTCCGCTCGCACGAGCTCGGGCAGGAGCGGCCGCTCGAACGCGAGCTCGCGCTGGTGAAGGTCGCCGGCACCGGCGATGCCCGGGTCGAGGCGCTTCGCCTCGCGGATGCTTTCCGCGCCTCGGTCATCGACGCCAACACCGAGCATTTCATCTTCGAGATCACCGGCAAGGGGTCCAAGCTCGACCAGTTCATCGCCATCATGAAGCCGCTCGGCTTGGTCGAGATCTGCCGCACCGGCGTCGCGGCGATGAATCGCGGCCCGCAAGGAATGTAA
- a CDS encoding acetolactate synthase 3 large subunit, with the protein MTGAEMVVQALKDNGVKHVFGYPGGAVLPIYDEIFQQDEVEHILVRHEQGAGHAAEGYARSTGKAGVLLVTSGPGATNAVTPLQDALMDSIPLVCLTGQVPTSLIGSDAFQECDTVGITRPCTKHNWLVKDVNDLAATIHEAFHVATTGRPGPVVVDIPKDVQFAKGIYVPPQTAPRTSYQPKVQGDLEKVKAAVELMAAAKKPIIYSGGGVINSGPEASHLLRELVDLTGFPITSTLMGLGAYPASGKNWVGMLGMHGTYEANMAMHDCDVMVCIGARFDDRITGRLNAFSPNSKKIHIDIDPSSINKNVRADVGILGDVGRVLEDLVRLWRATAKTDKKALYPWWEQIAKWRARDSLAYKMNSDVIMPQYAIQRLYALTKDMDTYITTEVGQHQMWAAQHYHFDKPNRWMTSGGLGTMGYGLPAALGVQIAHPDALVIDIAGDASVQMTMQEMSSAVQYEAPIKIFILNNQYMGMVRQWQQLLHGNRLSHSYTEAMPDFVKLAEAYGGHGIRCDKPDELDDAIREMISVKKPVLFDCRVATLANCFPMIPSGKAHNEMLLPDEATDEAVANAIDAKGRELV; encoded by the coding sequence ATGACGGGCGCCGAAATGGTGGTGCAGGCGCTGAAGGACAACGGCGTCAAGCATGTCTTCGGCTATCCGGGCGGCGCGGTTCTCCCGATTTACGATGAAATTTTCCAACAGGATGAGGTCGAGCACATTCTGGTCCGGCACGAGCAGGGCGCCGGCCATGCGGCAGAAGGCTATGCGCGCTCGACCGGCAAGGCCGGCGTGCTCCTGGTGACGTCCGGCCCTGGCGCGACCAACGCGGTGACGCCGCTGCAGGACGCGCTGATGGATTCCATTCCGCTGGTCTGCCTCACCGGCCAGGTGCCGACCTCGCTGATCGGCTCCGACGCCTTCCAGGAATGCGACACGGTTGGCATCACGCGGCCCTGCACCAAGCACAACTGGCTGGTGAAGGACGTCAACGATCTCGCCGCCACCATCCATGAAGCCTTCCACGTCGCAACGACGGGCCGGCCCGGCCCGGTCGTGGTCGATATCCCGAAGGACGTGCAGTTCGCCAAGGGCATCTATGTGCCGCCGCAGACAGCGCCGCGCACCAGCTACCAGCCGAAGGTCCAGGGCGACCTGGAGAAGGTGAAGGCCGCCGTCGAACTGATGGCCGCCGCCAAGAAGCCGATCATCTATTCGGGTGGCGGCGTCATCAATTCCGGCCCGGAAGCCAGCCACCTGCTGCGCGAGCTGGTCGACCTCACCGGTTTCCCGATCACCTCGACGCTGATGGGCCTCGGCGCCTATCCGGCATCCGGCAAGAACTGGGTCGGCATGCTCGGCATGCACGGCACCTACGAAGCCAACATGGCGATGCATGACTGCGACGTGATGGTGTGCATCGGCGCGCGCTTCGACGACCGCATCACCGGCAGGCTCAATGCCTTCTCGCCGAATTCGAAGAAGATCCATATCGACATCGACCCGTCCTCGATCAACAAGAACGTCCGTGCCGATGTCGGGATTCTGGGCGATGTCGGCCGCGTGCTGGAAGATCTGGTGCGGCTGTGGCGGGCGACCGCCAAGACCGACAAGAAGGCGCTCTATCCGTGGTGGGAGCAGATCGCGAAATGGCGGGCGCGGGATTCGCTGGCCTACAAGATGAACAGCGACGTCATCATGCCGCAATACGCGATCCAGCGGCTCTATGCGCTTACCAAGGACATGGACACCTATATCACCACCGAGGTCGGCCAGCACCAGATGTGGGCGGCGCAGCACTATCATTTCGACAAGCCGAACCGCTGGATGACCTCGGGCGGGCTGGGCACGATGGGATACGGCCTGCCGGCGGCGCTCGGCGTGCAGATCGCGCATCCGGACGCGCTGGTCATCGACATCGCCGGCGACGCCTCGGTGCAGATGACCATGCAGGAGATGAGCTCGGCGGTGCAGTACGAGGCGCCGATCAAGATCTTCATCCTCAACAACCAGTATATGGGGATGGTGCGCCAGTGGCAGCAGCTCTTGCACGGCAACCGGCTGTCGCATTCCTATACCGAGGCGATGCCCGACTTCGTCAAGCTGGCGGAAGCCTATGGCGGCCACGGCATACGCTGCGACAAGCCGGACGAGCTCGACGACGCGATCCGCGAGATGATCTCGGTCAAGAAGCCGGTTCTGTTCGACTGCCGTGTGGCGACCTTGGCCAACTGCTTCCCGATGATCCCGTCCGGCAAGGCGCATAATGAGATGCTCCTGCCCGACGAGGCCACCGACGAGGCGGTGGCCAATGCCATCGACGCCAAGGGCAGGGAACTGGTGTAG
- a CDS encoding sigma-54-dependent Fis family transcriptional regulator, with translation MAGEREHIREIEQVLSGVRSARDDIVVQSWLRCIDQHRLDPARPTEAYIVPDTQLREHREQSERLIAIARSGLETLFKQVAGQNYVLLLADAKGVTVDFLGDPLFMDQLRKAGLYLGSEWSESRTGTCGVGSCIVTGEAMTIHQTDHFDTTHTPLSCTAAPIFDTKGELTAVLDISLLRSPQPKVSQNLALHLVTASARRIELANLMAQMHSEWVLRFSRSPEFLDVDPDAAIALDASGRILGTTRGGALLLAQAGGIDWRRASPIGQPISRYLDMDIDDLPNLTRGRPTEERLVFGRNGSALFAHAIEPQPPSGRRTPVEVLPKPIAELSAGDPAMAAMQLRAAKLARTTIPTLIHGETGSGKEYLARALHDSSGRAGPFVAINCAAIPEHLIESELFGHAAGAFTGATAKGRKGLIESADGGTLFLDEIGDMPYALQSRLLRVIAERELIPVGGIAPRPVDIKIVSASHHDLRQLVAEGRFREDLFYRLNAASLTLPPLRERTDFEWLLERLVGERARLAGRPAKLSPAARLALIRHDWPGNIRELVNAVDLAVALCDDETIQPSDLPDFATSRAAAPAPSASLVALRAPSPEEERGALLAVLAATGWNISEAARRLGVDRTTVHRRMKRLRLEAPN, from the coding sequence ATGGCTGGCGAGCGGGAGCATATCCGCGAAATCGAACAGGTGCTGTCCGGCGTGCGCTCGGCCCGCGACGATATCGTGGTCCAATCCTGGCTGCGTTGCATCGACCAGCATCGGCTCGACCCGGCACGTCCGACGGAAGCGTACATCGTTCCGGATACCCAGCTGCGCGAGCACCGCGAGCAGTCCGAAAGGCTGATCGCCATTGCCCGCAGCGGCCTGGAGACATTGTTCAAGCAGGTGGCGGGCCAGAACTACGTCTTGCTGCTCGCCGACGCCAAGGGCGTCACCGTCGACTTTCTCGGCGACCCGCTGTTCATGGATCAGTTGCGCAAGGCCGGGCTCTATCTCGGCTCCGAATGGTCGGAGAGCCGTACCGGGACCTGCGGCGTCGGCTCTTGCATCGTCACCGGCGAGGCGATGACCATTCACCAGACCGATCATTTCGACACCACCCACACGCCGCTCTCCTGCACCGCCGCGCCGATTTTCGACACCAAGGGTGAGTTGACCGCCGTGCTCGACATATCGCTGCTGCGCTCGCCGCAGCCGAAGGTCAGCCAGAATCTCGCGCTGCATCTGGTGACGGCGTCGGCCCGGCGCATCGAGCTCGCCAACCTGATGGCGCAGATGCATTCGGAATGGGTACTGCGCTTCTCGCGCTCGCCGGAGTTCCTCGACGTCGATCCGGACGCGGCGATCGCGCTCGACGCGTCCGGCCGCATCCTTGGCACGACGCGCGGCGGAGCGCTGCTTCTGGCGCAGGCCGGCGGCATCGACTGGCGGCGCGCCTCGCCGATCGGCCAGCCGATCTCGCGTTATCTTGATATGGACATCGACGACCTGCCGAACCTGACGCGCGGCCGCCCGACCGAGGAACGGCTGGTGTTCGGCCGCAACGGCAGCGCTCTCTTCGCGCATGCCATCGAGCCGCAACCGCCGAGCGGACGCCGCACGCCGGTCGAGGTGCTGCCGAAGCCGATCGCCGAGCTTTCCGCCGGCGACCCGGCCATGGCGGCAATGCAGCTCAGGGCCGCCAAGCTGGCGCGCACCACAATCCCGACCCTGATCCATGGCGAAACCGGCTCCGGCAAGGAGTATCTCGCCCGCGCGCTCCACGACAGCTCCGGGCGCGCCGGCCCGTTCGTGGCCATCAATTGCGCGGCCATCCCGGAACATCTGATCGAGAGCGAGCTGTTCGGGCATGCCGCGGGCGCCTTTACCGGCGCCACGGCCAAGGGGCGCAAGGGCCTGATCGAGAGCGCCGACGGCGGCACGCTGTTCCTCGACGAGATCGGCGACATGCCCTACGCGCTGCAGTCGCGGCTTTTGCGGGTGATCGCCGAGCGCGAACTGATCCCGGTAGGCGGCATCGCGCCTCGGCCTGTCGACATCAAGATCGTCTCCGCCTCGCATCACGACCTGCGCCAGTTGGTTGCCGAGGGCCGGTTCCGCGAGGACCTGTTCTACAGGCTGAACGCCGCTTCGCTGACCTTGCCGCCGCTTCGCGAACGCACCGATTTCGAATGGCTGCTGGAACGGCTGGTCGGCGAGCGGGCGCGCCTTGCCGGGCGGCCGGCAAAGCTGTCGCCGGCGGCGCGGCTGGCGCTGATCCGCCATGACTGGCCCGGCAACATCCGCGAACTCGTCAACGCTGTGGATCTGGCGGTGGCGCTTTGCGACGACGAGACGATCCAGCCTTCCGACCTGCCCGATTTCGCCACGTCCCGCGCGGCGGCGCCGGCCCCCTCCGCCAGCCTGGTCGCGCTGCGCGCGCCCTCGCCCGAGGAAGAGCGCGGCGCCCTGCTGGCCGTGCTGGCGGCAACCGGCTGGAACATTTCCGAGGCCGCGCGGCGGCTCGGCGTCGACCGCACCACGGTGCATCGCCGCATGAAGCGCCTGCGGCTGGAAGCGCCGAACTGA